In Dysidea avara chromosome 3, odDysAvar1.4, whole genome shotgun sequence, a single window of DNA contains:
- the LOC136249449 gene encoding flap endonuclease GEN homolog 1-like, with protein MGVHYLWSILAPIGRQVQLSHLVGKTLAVDLSGWVCQALNCHRMSFSMHKPHLRNLLIRIQHIYHLGINLVFVVDGEATKMKWHTMDVRAKADGFTDVFGRSNGRRSRLQYYVTECCQMLDLLGIPYLKSRGEAEAFCALLNSVGMVHGVLTDDTDALLYGALTVYKSVATSGSKVSSNSVMCYEMSDIEKEFGLSRDSLVGLALLLGCDYLPEGVHGIGRETVAKLIQEKRGVNLLERFAQWKSSKFDSAELEPIESFVYKKALPVLNFPNADVIEEFKVVKDIVPSEPNVMHWKQPDFYALQHFICSQLSWEKEYVNKKILVLMTQWVIRQHLHSKHITDIQPLRILKHRVSGGVHLSEVEWTSLSGVVDGNFCTIEMQSQFKEAFPTLYAEFMYEQEEKAARKKTSKKKKGTTEIQKEVLCAEHKQEKAIKKTSKRKKDTTGIQFDIKEASPTADNEQETTIKKTSKKKGIVLSEASPIMCAEHGQEMVTKKTSKKKKDTTEVKEASPTSYTGNGQENVIKKTSKKKKDTAGIQSEISPTLCAESQQEKKTSKMKKAGTLGGKRSPLKDKNQKTLDVSTERVQSLSQQRCSFSSYSGSDSEDEFLPLFERIHLHQTESTPHDCIQYTSVKTSSLEDPIVIED; from the exons ATGGGTGTACATTATCTGTGGTCAATCTTGGCACCAATTGGTAGACAGGTACAACTGTCACATCTGGTGGGAAAGACTCTAGCTGTTGACCTAAGTGGATGGGTGTGCCAAGCACTCAATTGTCACAGGATGAGTTTTTCAATGCATAAACCTCACCTGAGAAACCTTCTCATTCGTATTCAGCATATTTACCATTTGGGAATTAATTTGGTGTTTGTTGTGGATGGTGAGGCAACTAAGATGAAGTGGCACACGATGGATGTGAGAGCAAAGGCTGATGGTTTCACTGATGTGTTTGGGAGAAGCAATGGTCGACGTTCTAGATTACAATATTATGTAACTGAG TGTTGTCAGATGTTGGACTTGCTGGGCATACCTTACCTAAAGAGCCGTGGGGAGGCTGAAGCATTTTGTGCTCTACTGAACAGTGTAGGAATGGTACACGGAGTACTGACTGATGATACTGATGCTTTACTCTATGGTGCTCTGACTGTTTATAAGAGTGTAGCAACCAGTGGTAGCAAA GTTTCTTCCAATTCAGTGATGTGTTATGAGATGTCAGATATTGAGAAAGAGTTTGGCCTATCAAGAGACAGTCTTGTAGGTCTGGCCTTGTTGTTGGGATGTGACTATCTTCCTGAGGGTGTACATGGCATTGGACGAGAGACTGTAGCCAAGTTAATACAGGAGAAAAGGGGAGTGAACTTATTAGAGCGGTTTGCACAGTGGAAATCATCAAAATTTGATTCTGCTGAGCTGGAACCTATTGAATCCTTTGTCTACAAAAAAGCATTGCCAGTTCTTAATTTTCCAAATGCCGAT GTTATTGAGGAGTTTAAAGTTGTAAAGGATATCGTTCCATCAGAACCCAATGTAATGCACTGGAAACAACCGGACTTCTATGCTCTACAACATTTCATTTGCAGTCAACTGAGTTGGGAGAAAGAGTATGTCAACAAGAAGATCTTAGTACTGATGACCCAGTGGGTTATCAGACAACACCTACACTCAAAACACATCACTGATATTCAGCCattaagaattttgaaacaccgAGTCAGTGGTGGTGTACATCTGTCAGAAGTAGAATGGACTAGTTTATCAG GTGTGGTTGATGGGAATTTTTGCACTATTGAAATGCAGTCTCAGTTCAAAGAAGCCTTTCCCACGTTGTATGCTGAATTCATGTACGAGCAAGAAGAGAAGGCTGCTAGAAAAAAAACCAGCAAAAAGAAGAAAGGCACTACTGAAATACAGAAAGAAGTCTTATGTGCTGAACACAAACAAGAAAAGGCTATCAAAAAGACTAGTAAAAGGAAGAAAGACACTACTGGAATACAGTTTGACATCAAAGAAGCTTCTCCCACTGCTGACAATGAACAAGAAACAACTATTAAAAAGACCAGCAAGAAGAAGGGTATAGTACTGTCTGAAGCTTCTCCCATTATGTGTGCTGAACACGGACAAGAGATGGTTACTAAAAAGACCAGCAAAAAGAAGAAAGACACTACTGAGGTTAAAGAAGCTTCTCCCACCTCGTATACTGGTAATGGACAAGAGAATGTTATAAAAAAGACCAGCAAAAAGAAGAAAGACACTGCTGGAATACAGTCTGAGATCTCTCCCACCTTGTGTGCTGAAAGTCAGCAGGAGAAAAAGACCAGTAAAATGAAGAAAGCTG GTACCTTGGGTGGGAAAAGGTCACCTCTAAAGGACAAGAATCAGAAAACTCTTGATGTGTCCACCGAACGTGTCCAGAGTTTGTCACAGCAGCGGTGTAGTTTCAGTTCATATTCTGGTTCAGATTCAGAGGATGAATTTCTACCACTCTTTGAACGGATACACTTACACCAGACAGAAAGTACTCCACATGATTGTATACAATATACATCTGTCAAGACTAGTAGCTTAGAGGATCCCATTGTAATAGAAGATTAG
- the LOC136249451 gene encoding trans-L-3-hydroxyproline dehydratase-like, with product MNSEQHPYHCNDISKQTGMVVKTVGMHTGGGPLRIVISGFPKIVGKTLLDKRQYLLDHLDYQRRILLLEPRGHDAMYAAFLVEPDLPEADMAVLFSYGETCSYMCGYATIALGRFAIDYGLVKGVSPETVVKIQCPCGLVATKVQYDDGKTGATRLQSVPCFVFATAVKVNVEKYNEVQCDIVFGGTFYAYADISQFGLNFGTASVKDIIAVSMTTTKAVSSLVKPYHPELTEASYISGTILYENSLMENTPVKFMLVYGDRHAERSGCGSGSCGFLALLHHKGLIRVDELKTFVNGKTQSQLTGRIVKTVTVKELPAVITEVSGRAFYTGECTYYCEDDDTLPFLQLK from the exons ATGAATTCAGAACAACACCCATACCATTGTAATGACATTTCAAAGCAAACTGGCATGGTGGTCAAGACAGTAGGGATGCACACTGGTGGAGGACCACTACGTATTGTAATATCTGGTTTTCCAAAGATTGTTGGAAAAACCCTGTTGGACAAGAGGCAGTACCTCTTAGATCACTTAGATTACCAAAGGAGAATCTTACTGCTTGAACCTCGTGGACATGATGCAATGTATGCTGCTTTTCTGGTTGAGCCAGACTTGCCTGAAGCTGATATGGCAGTGTTGTTTTCTTATGGAGAAA CTTGTAGTTACATGTGTGGATATGCCACAATTGCTTTGGGAAGATTTGCCATAGACTATGGCCTCGTGAAAGGAGTGTCACCAGAAACGGTTGTTAAAATACAGTGTCCTTGTGGATTGGTGGCTACTAAAGTTCAGTATGATGATGGGAAGACTGGAGCTACAAGACTTCAAAGTGTTCCTTGTTTTGTGTTTGCTACAGCTGTCAAGGTTAAtgtag AAAAGTACAATGAAGTTCAATGTGACATTGTCTTTGGAGGAACATTTTATGCTTATGCTGATATATCTCAGTTTGGACTAAATTTTGGGACTGCATCAGTTAAAGACATCATTGCAGTTTCGATGACTACAACAAAAGCAGTGTCATCCTTGGTTAAACCATACCATCCTGAATTGACCGAGGCATCTTATATTTCTGGAACTATACTGTATGAGAACAGTTTAATGGAGAATACCCCAGTGAAGTTTATGCTAGTGTATGGTGACAGGCAT GCAGAACGTAGTGGCTGTGGCTCAGGCTCATGTGGATTTCTAGCATTACTTCATCACAAGGGATTGATCAGAGTGGATGAATTAAAGACATTTGTTAATGGCAAGACACAATCTCAACTGACTGGCAGAATTGTGAAAACAGTTACTGTAAAAGAATTACCTGCAGTGATTACTGAAGTGTCAGGTAGAGCATTTTACACTGGGGAATGTACCTATTATTGTGAAGATGACGACACTTTgccttttcttcaattaaaaTGA